One segment of Cetobacterium sp. NK01 DNA contains the following:
- the kdsA gene encoding 3-deoxy-8-phosphooctulonate synthase, whose amino-acid sequence MVQEVKKVKIADKFEIGGDNRFTLIAGPCVIESEELVMEVAEKVKNICDRLGINYIFKASFDKANRSSIHSYRGPGIEKGLEILKKVKERFNVPVVTDVHEAWQCKEVAKVVDIIQIPAFLCRQTDLLIAAAETGLPVNIKKGQFLAPWDMKNVVVKMEEMNNPNIMLCERGSTFGYNNMVVDMRGFGEMRKFGYPVVFDVTHAVQKPGGLGTATSGDREFVFPLMRAGLAIGIDAIFAEVHPDPTTAKSDGPNMLFLSDLEEILKVAVKIDDLVKGR is encoded by the coding sequence ATAGTTCAAGAAGTAAAAAAAGTAAAAATAGCTGATAAATTTGAAATTGGTGGAGATAATAGATTTACATTAATTGCAGGACCTTGTGTAATTGAATCAGAAGAACTAGTTATGGAAGTAGCTGAAAAAGTAAAAAATATTTGTGATAGATTGGGAATTAACTATATATTTAAGGCATCTTTTGATAAAGCAAATAGATCATCGATACATTCGTATAGAGGTCCTGGAATTGAAAAAGGATTAGAGATATTAAAAAAAGTAAAAGAGAGATTTAATGTACCTGTTGTAACAGATGTTCATGAAGCTTGGCAATGTAAAGAGGTAGCAAAGGTTGTAGATATAATTCAAATACCAGCTTTTTTATGTAGACAAACAGATTTATTAATAGCAGCAGCAGAAACAGGATTACCAGTAAATATAAAAAAAGGACAGTTTTTAGCTCCTTGGGATATGAAAAATGTAGTTGTAAAAATGGAAGAGATGAATAATCCAAATATCATGCTTTGTGAAAGAGGATCAACTTTTGGTTATAATAATATGGTTGTAGATATGAGAGGATTTGGAGAGATGAGAAAATTTGGATATCCAGTGGTATTTGATGTAACTCATGCTGTTCAAAAACCTGGTGGATTAGGAACTGCAACATCAGGAGATAGGGAGTTTGTTTTTCCTTTAATGAGAGCAGGGTTGGCAATTGGAATAGATGCAATATTTGCAGAAGTTCATCCAGATCCAACAACTGCTAAATCAGATGGACCAAATATGTTATTTTTATCAGATTTAGAGGAGATCTTAAAGGTAGCTGTAAAAATAGATGATTTAGTAAAAGGAAGATAG
- a CDS encoding thymidine kinase, translated as MHLLLTEGMGWIEVVTGSMFSGKSEELIRRMRRSKYANQKILVFKHASDDRYDDTKVASHSQAFIEAVPASTVQEMREIIEKEYKDVKVIGIDEVQFFGEDVAEFCEELADQGKRVVVAGLDQDFRGEPFKPMDRLMAKAEYVDKFNAICACCGNPASRTQRLVDGEPAYEDDPIVLVGASESYEARCRRCHIVRKRGE; from the coding sequence ATGCATTTATTATTGACAGAAGGAATGGGTTGGATAGAAGTAGTAACAGGAAGTATGTTTTCTGGAAAAAGTGAAGAATTAATTAGAAGAATGAGAAGATCAAAATATGCAAATCAAAAGATATTGGTTTTTAAACATGCAAGTGATGATAGATACGATGATACAAAAGTAGCTTCTCATAGTCAGGCTTTTATAGAAGCAGTACCAGCTTCTACAGTTCAAGAGATGAGAGAGATAATAGAAAAAGAGTATAAAGATGTAAAAGTAATTGGAATAGATGAAGTACAGTTTTTTGGTGAAGATGTCGCTGAATTTTGTGAAGAGTTGGCAGATCAAGGAAAAAGGGTCGTTGTAGCAGGTCTAGATCAAGATTTTAGAGGAGAACCATTTAAGCCTATGGACAGATTAATGGCTAAAGCTGAATATGTTGATAAATTTAATGCTATATGTGCTTGCTGTGGAAATCCAGCTTCAAGAACTCAAAGATTAGTAGATGGAGAGCCTGCATATGAAGATGATCCAATTGTATTAGTTGGGGCTAGTGAAAGTTATGAGGCAAGATGTAGAAGATGTCATATAGTTAGAAAAAGAGGAGAGTAA
- the era gene encoding GTPase Era has product MKAGFIAVVGRPNVGKSTLINKLVNEKVAIVSDKAGTTRDTIKGILNFNGNQYIFVDTPGIHKPKHLLGEHMTNSALRVLRDVDVIAMVIDASQEISTGDLFVWEKVKEAKKTPRILIVNKIDKITDEELIKKREEIAEKLGDFDAIVEIAGQYAIGVPKLLEALDPFLEDGMKYYPDDMYTDMPMYRIITEVVREKILERTRDEIPHSVAIEIINVTRRDNGKDKFDINIYVERDSQKGIIIGKQGKMLKEIGIEARKEIENLLGIQIYLELWVKVKEDWRKKKPFLKELGYIEEK; this is encoded by the coding sequence GTGAAAGCTGGATTTATAGCAGTTGTAGGAAGACCAAATGTAGGAAAATCTACATTAATAAATAAACTTGTAAATGAGAAGGTAGCAATTGTTTCTGATAAAGCAGGAACAACAAGAGACACAATAAAAGGAATTTTAAACTTTAATGGGAATCAATATATTTTTGTAGATACTCCAGGAATACATAAACCAAAACATCTATTAGGTGAACATATGACAAATAGTGCTTTAAGAGTTTTGAGAGATGTTGATGTTATTGCTATGGTGATAGATGCTTCTCAAGAGATAAGTACAGGAGATTTATTTGTTTGGGAAAAAGTAAAAGAAGCTAAAAAAACTCCAAGAATTCTTATTGTTAATAAAATAGATAAAATAACAGATGAAGAGTTAATCAAGAAGAGAGAAGAGATAGCTGAAAAATTAGGAGATTTTGACGCAATAGTTGAAATTGCAGGACAATATGCAATAGGAGTTCCAAAATTATTAGAAGCATTAGACCCATTTTTAGAGGATGGTATGAAATATTATCCAGATGATATGTATACAGATATGCCTATGTATAGAATAATAACAGAGGTTGTTAGAGAAAAAATACTAGAAAGAACAAGAGATGAAATACCTCATTCAGTAGCAATAGAAATTATAAATGTAACTAGAAGAGATAATGGAAAAGACAAATTTGACATTAATATTTACGTAGAGAGAGATTCACAAAAAGGTATTATAATTGGAAAACAAGGTAAAATGCTAAAAGAGATTGGAATAGAAGCTAGAAAAGAGATTGAAAATCTATTAGGAATTCAAATATACTTAGAGCTTTGGGTAAAAGTAAAAGAGGATTGGAGAAAGAAAAAACCTTTCTTAAAAGAATTAGGATATATTGAGGAAAAATAA
- a CDS encoding UDP-N-acetylmuramoyl-L-alanyl-D-glutamate--2,6-diaminopimelate ligase codes for MEKLFKGVDCKILKSTEKNIYNGDLEYDSRKIKPGDIFVALKGAVVDGHKYIDKAIERGAIAILASEEVDLKDEVGYFLIDDLRGKLGVLASNFYDHPEKKLKIIGITGTNGKTTTTYLVEQILGENRVARLGTVEYKIGDEIIEAPNTTPESLDIIKMSKKAVDKGLDYLVMEVSSHGLTSGRVDMLSFDVAVFTNLTPEHLDYHKDMEDYFKAKKILFEKLKDKKNGVVNIDDPYGKRIYNEFGGITYSLNETADLDNKLIDEIKPTLLGKFNMYNLLAAIGVGKILGIDIENIKTKAKQVKGAPGRFESVPVEKNFKIIVDYAHTGDALENILQGIKDLKNKGKIITVFGCGGDRDKTKRPVMAAVAEKYSDLVIVTSDNPRTEDPSIIIEDILKGFKTKNYILEIDRKEAIKKAVLKAEKDDIILIAGKGHETYQILGTTKIHFDDREIAIEATKELKEVK; via the coding sequence ATGGAAAAACTTTTTAAAGGAGTAGATTGTAAAATACTAAAATCTACAGAAAAAAATATATATAATGGAGATTTAGAATATGATTCAAGAAAAATAAAACCAGGAGATATTTTCGTTGCTTTGAAAGGTGCGGTAGTAGATGGTCATAAGTATATAGATAAAGCTATAGAACGTGGTGCAATAGCGATCTTAGCTTCGGAGGAAGTGGATTTAAAGGATGAAGTTGGGTATTTTTTAATAGATGATTTAAGGGGAAAATTGGGAGTTCTTGCATCTAATTTCTATGATCATCCTGAAAAAAAATTAAAAATAATAGGAATAACAGGAACAAATGGAAAAACAACAACAACATATTTGGTAGAACAGATTTTAGGAGAAAATAGAGTTGCTAGATTAGGGACTGTAGAATATAAAATTGGAGATGAAATAATAGAAGCTCCAAATACGACACCAGAATCATTAGATATAATAAAAATGAGTAAAAAAGCAGTGGATAAAGGTTTAGACTATCTAGTTATGGAAGTTAGTTCTCATGGACTAACAAGTGGAAGAGTTGATATGTTAAGTTTTGACGTAGCTGTTTTTACTAACTTAACTCCAGAACACTTAGACTATCATAAAGATATGGAAGATTACTTTAAAGCTAAAAAAATACTTTTTGAAAAATTAAAAGATAAAAAAAATGGCGTAGTTAATATAGATGATCCATATGGAAAAAGAATCTATAATGAATTTGGAGGAATAACATATTCTTTGAATGAAACAGCTGATTTAGATAATAAGTTAATAGATGAAATAAAACCAACATTATTAGGAAAGTTTAATATGTATAATTTATTAGCTGCAATTGGTGTAGGAAAAATACTAGGGATTGATATTGAAAATATTAAAACTAAAGCAAAACAAGTAAAAGGAGCACCAGGAAGATTTGAATCTGTTCCTGTAGAAAAGAATTTTAAAATAATTGTAGATTATGCACATACAGGAGATGCGTTAGAAAATATATTACAAGGTATAAAAGATTTAAAAAACAAAGGTAAAATAATAACGGTATTTGGATGTGGAGGAGATAGAGATAAAACTAAAAGACCTGTTATGGCAGCAGTAGCTGAAAAATATAGCGACTTAGTTATCGTAACATCAGATAACCCTAGAACGGAAGATCCAAGTATAATTATAGAGGATATTCTAAAAGGGTTTAAAACCAAAAACTATATACTAGAAATTGATAGAAAAGAAGCTATAAAAAAAGCAGTTTTAAAAGCTGAAAAAGATGATATAATATTGATAGCAGGTAAAGGGCATGAAACTTATCAAATTTTAGGAACGACAAAGATACACTTTGACGATAGAGAGATTGCCATAGAAGCAACCAAAGAATTAAAAGAGGTGAAATAA
- a CDS encoding DUF1858 domain-containing protein produces MVTKDMNILEAVQKHPVISMVFKKHGLGCVGCMVAAGETLGEGISAHGLDADALIEEMNMLIKESEAK; encoded by the coding sequence ATGGTAACTAAAGATATGAATATTTTAGAAGCAGTTCAAAAACATCCGGTGATTTCAATGGTATTTAAAAAGCATGGATTAGGATGCGTTGGTTGTATGGTAGCAGCTGGAGAAACTTTAGGAGAGGGAATATCAGCTCATGGGTTAGATGCAGATGCATTAATTGAAGAGATGAATATGTTAATAAAAGAATCAGAAGCAAAGTAA
- a CDS encoding KpsF/GutQ family sugar-phosphate isomerase, with the protein MNVKKIAQDLFDKEICELEKVKSKISDSLENVVDLILKSKGKVVITGIGKSGIIGKKIAATLASTGTLAVFMNSAEGLHGDLGMINKNDIVIAISNSGNSDEVISIIPSIKKIGAILIAMTGNPNSRLGKEADAILDIGVEKEGCPLNLAPMSSTTSTLVMGDALATVLITARNFKPENFAVYHPGGSLGRRLLMKVKDVMHKDLPIAQLESDMDTVIMTMTKKRLGVVCIVENNELVGIITEGDIRRALKMRDKFFTLKAEDIMTKNYTFATEDIMALDALELMENRESQISVLPVLLNKEVVGVVRIHDLLNVIGK; encoded by the coding sequence ATGAACGTAAAAAAAATAGCTCAAGACTTATTTGATAAAGAGATTTGTGAATTAGAAAAAGTTAAAAGTAAAATATCAGATTCTTTGGAAAATGTAGTTGATTTAATACTGAAATCTAAAGGAAAAGTTGTTATAACAGGAATAGGAAAATCAGGAATTATTGGAAAGAAAATAGCCGCAACATTAGCTTCAACAGGAACATTAGCAGTTTTTATGAACTCTGCAGAAGGACTTCATGGAGATTTAGGAATGATAAATAAAAATGATATAGTTATAGCTATATCAAATAGTGGAAATAGTGATGAAGTAATTTCAATTATACCATCTATAAAAAAAATTGGAGCAATATTAATTGCTATGACTGGAAATCCGAATTCAAGACTAGGAAAAGAAGCTGATGCAATACTAGATATAGGAGTTGAAAAAGAGGGATGTCCCTTAAACTTAGCTCCAATGTCATCAACAACAAGCACTCTAGTTATGGGGGATGCTTTAGCGACGGTTTTAATAACAGCAAGAAATTTTAAACCAGAGAACTTTGCTGTTTATCATCCAGGAGGAAGTTTAGGTAGACGTCTTCTTATGAAGGTAAAAGATGTTATGCATAAAGATTTACCAATAGCCCAGTTAGAAAGCGATATGGATACAGTCATAATGACTATGACTAAAAAAAGATTAGGAGTAGTTTGTATCGTTGAAAATAATGAATTAGTTGGTATTATAACTGAAGGAGATATAAGAAGAGCTTTAAAGATGAGAGATAAATTTTTTACATTAAAAGCAGAAGATATAATGACTAAAAATTATACATTTGCAACAGAAGATATAATGGCGCTAGATGCATTAGAACTTATGGAAAATAGAGAAAGTCAAATATCTGTATTACCTGTTTTATTAAATAAAGAGGTTGTAGGAGTTGTAAGAATACATGATCTATTGAATGTGATTGGAAAATAG
- a CDS encoding TIGR03960 family B12-binding radical SAM protein has product MRVDIGKYLMSVEKPAQYLGNEINSFHKDLDTIKARMCLFFPDVYEVGMSNLGIKLLYAIMNKVDNFYLERGFAPMEDMEVLMRENNIPMFSLETKTELKDFDVIGFSLSYEMCYPNVLNALDLANIPLHAEDRKENDPLIMAGGTCMMNPTPMEKFIDFFVIGDGEETMTKLAQTLVKLSGKSKAEKLDAIKDFEGVYIPKLHKGVKRIKRAIVQDIDNTPSYSEQLVPYIQIVHDRASVEIQRGCTRGCRFCQAGYVYRPVRERSLEKNMELIEDMLFNTGYSEISLSSLSSSDYTGISSLIDGLQKKYENKNLAISLPSLRMNTHSVDVAVNISGGKRTGFTFAPEAGSQKMRDVINKGVTEEEIVETAEAAVKAGWDNLKFYFMIGLPFETDEDVMGIYELVKRVTYKCRTIRKRVNITASVSNFVPKPHTPYQWHEQMNVEETERKQGMLRDAFRGMKGATLRMHPPKKSYLEGFLSRGDEKTADLIERAFKIGAKLDDYRDNFSIWKEAMEELNISEKDYLGARDLNVSLPWDLVDTGVTKEFYIRELEKSEKQALTVDCRNQCSACGMKKYIKECGSLTLDKK; this is encoded by the coding sequence ATGAGAGTAGATATAGGAAAATATTTAATGTCTGTAGAAAAACCAGCTCAATATTTAGGAAATGAAATAAATAGTTTTCATAAAGATTTAGATACAATAAAAGCAAGAATGTGTTTATTTTTTCCCGATGTTTATGAAGTTGGAATGTCAAATTTAGGAATAAAATTACTTTATGCAATTATGAATAAAGTGGATAATTTCTATTTAGAAAGAGGATTTGCTCCGATGGAAGATATGGAAGTTTTAATGAGAGAAAATAACATACCCATGTTTTCTTTAGAAACTAAAACAGAATTGAAAGATTTTGATGTGATCGGATTTTCGTTATCTTATGAGATGTGTTATCCAAATGTTTTAAATGCCTTAGATTTAGCAAATATACCGCTACATGCAGAAGATAGAAAAGAAAATGATCCTTTAATTATGGCTGGTGGAACATGTATGATGAATCCTACACCAATGGAGAAATTTATAGATTTCTTTGTAATAGGTGATGGTGAAGAAACTATGACAAAATTGGCTCAAACTTTAGTGAAGTTATCAGGAAAATCAAAAGCTGAAAAATTAGATGCGATAAAAGATTTTGAAGGTGTTTATATTCCTAAATTACACAAAGGTGTAAAGAGAATAAAAAGAGCTATAGTTCAGGATATTGATAATACACCATCATATTCTGAACAATTGGTACCATATATTCAAATAGTTCACGATAGAGCTTCTGTAGAGATTCAAAGAGGATGTACTAGAGGTTGTAGATTTTGTCAAGCAGGGTATGTCTATAGACCAGTAAGAGAAAGAAGTTTAGAAAAAAATATGGAGCTTATTGAAGATATGCTTTTTAATACAGGATATTCAGAAATATCACTATCTTCTTTAAGTAGTAGTGATTATACAGGAATAAGTTCGTTAATAGATGGTCTACAAAAGAAATATGAGAATAAAAATTTAGCAATCTCTTTACCATCATTAAGAATGAATACACATTCTGTAGATGTTGCTGTAAACATTAGTGGAGGAAAAAGAACTGGATTTACTTTTGCTCCAGAAGCTGGTAGTCAAAAAATGAGAGATGTGATTAATAAAGGTGTAACAGAGGAAGAAATTGTTGAAACAGCAGAAGCTGCAGTAAAAGCTGGTTGGGATAATTTAAAGTTTTATTTCATGATAGGATTACCATTTGAAACAGATGAAGATGTAATGGGAATATATGAATTAGTAAAAAGAGTTACATATAAATGTAGAACAATTAGAAAAAGAGTAAATATAACAGCAAGTGTTTCAAATTTTGTTCCTAAGCCTCATACACCATATCAATGGCATGAACAAATGAATGTGGAAGAAACAGAAAGAAAGCAAGGAATGCTAAGAGATGCTTTTAGAGGAATGAAGGGAGCAACTTTAAGGATGCATCCTCCAAAAAAATCATATTTAGAAGGATTTCTTTCAAGAGGTGACGAAAAAACTGCAGATTTAATTGAAAGAGCATTTAAAATAGGTGCAAAATTAGATGACTATAGAGATAATTTCTCTATTTGGAAAGAAGCGATGGAAGAATTAAATATTTCTGAAAAAGATTATTTAGGAGCTAGAGATTTAAATGTATCTCTTCCATGGGATCTTGTAGATACAGGGGTTACTAAAGAATTTTATATTAGAGAATTAGAAAAAAGTGAAAAACAAGCATTAACAGTTGATTGTAGAAATCAGTGTTCAGCATGTGGAATGAAGAAATATATAAAAGAGTGTGGATCGTTAACTTTAGATAAGAAATAG
- a CDS encoding KH domain-containing protein — protein sequence MNFRGVEKTDKWGYIFTVFYNGERFHSFDEMAGKVTVKGEFRRVMNELGFTWAKGIQQGGRTDAKVSAERNLLYVSSNFQGDLNEIIFKFNEKMKEVIFIRKVQKTFPNLSFPEYIEKREYIYKYPKKRIKKSLAEIEKTILEVSGTYDVSKFTDKKGLDLKEHERTVEVSFQKNILKFIGNSFMPKQVRNMSGYILTGDVETLPGKYLTLENVYMKQELLDKIILESNLKISGVEKIERTADEKLIIIYVKKEKKGEVIGKNASNIKTLRKEFGNIVIREI from the coding sequence ATGAATTTTAGAGGTGTTGAAAAAACTGATAAATGGGGATATATATTTACAGTTTTTTATAACGGAGAAAGATTTCATTCTTTTGATGAAATGGCTGGAAAAGTAACAGTAAAAGGTGAGTTTCGAAGAGTCATGAATGAGTTAGGATTTACTTGGGCCAAGGGAATTCAACAAGGAGGAAGAACTGATGCTAAAGTTTCAGCTGAAAGAAATCTTCTATATGTAAGTAGTAATTTTCAGGGAGATTTAAATGAAATAATATTTAAATTTAATGAGAAGATGAAAGAGGTTATTTTTATAAGAAAAGTACAAAAAACTTTTCCAAATCTATCATTCCCAGAGTATATTGAAAAAAGAGAATATATATATAAATATCCTAAGAAAAGAATAAAAAAATCTTTAGCAGAAATAGAAAAAACAATATTAGAAGTAAGTGGAACTTATGATGTAAGTAAGTTTACAGATAAAAAAGGATTAGATTTAAAAGAACATGAAAGAACAGTGGAAGTGAGTTTTCAAAAAAATATTTTAAAGTTTATTGGAAATTCTTTCATGCCAAAGCAGGTTAGAAATATGTCTGGATACATATTAACAGGTGACGTTGAAACGCTCCCTGGAAAATACTTAACTTTAGAAAATGTATATATGAAACAAGAGTTATTGGATAAAATAATATTAGAAAGTAATTTAAAAATTTCTGGGGTTGAAAAAATAGAAAGAACTGCTGATGAAAAATTAATAATTATCTATGTAAAAAAAGAAAAAAAAGGTGAGGTAATTGGAAAAAATGCTTCAAATATTAAAACCTTAAGAAAAGAGTTTGGAAATATAGTAATAAGGGAGATTTAA
- the ung gene encoding uracil-DNA glycosylase, translating to MLKIGNDWDEILKSEVEKEYFLKMKEFLKNEYLERTVYPPNKEIFTAFNLTPYKDIKVVILGQDPYHGPGQAHGLAFSVKKGIAIPPSLRNIYKEIKNENEGDIFNHGCLEKWSEQGIFLLNATLTVREGEANSHSKIGWTTFTDEVIKKINEKKEQVIFVLWGNNAKEKKKYITNANHIVLEGVHPSPLSASRGFFGCNHFKIINEILKEKGHKVIEWDII from the coding sequence ATGTTAAAAATAGGTAATGATTGGGATGAGATATTAAAAAGCGAAGTTGAAAAAGAATATTTTTTAAAAATGAAAGAATTTTTAAAAAATGAGTATTTGGAAAGAACAGTTTATCCACCTAATAAAGAGATATTTACAGCTTTTAATCTAACTCCATATAAAGATATTAAAGTTGTTATTTTAGGACAAGATCCATATCACGGACCTGGACAAGCTCATGGGTTAGCATTTTCAGTAAAAAAAGGGATAGCAATTCCTCCTTCTTTAAGAAATATTTATAAAGAGATAAAAAATGAAAATGAAGGGGATATCTTTAATCATGGTTGTCTAGAAAAATGGTCTGAGCAAGGAATATTTCTTTTAAATGCTACTTTAACGGTAAGAGAAGGAGAAGCAAATTCTCATAGTAAAATAGGATGGACAACATTTACAGATGAAGTTATAAAAAAAATTAATGAGAAAAAAGAGCAAGTAATATTTGTTTTATGGGGAAATAATGCAAAAGAAAAGAAAAAATATATTACAAATGCAAACCATATAGTTCTTGAAGGTGTTCATCCTAGCCCACTATCTGCAAGTAGAGGTTTTTTTGGATGTAATCATTTTAAAATTATAAATGAAATATTAAAAGAAAAAGGTCACAAAGTTATTGAATGGGATATTATTTGA
- a CDS encoding HD domain-containing protein has protein sequence MFSRLKQGYRYLFKKFDKSSEYEIRNILTVAEFEIFSQMSEYDKLHSFLIYKRCKKDEVLRNDINYLKLALLHDCGKGNIGLLKRIKKVLVGDKELERHAEKAFEKLKDINIDLAKLCRDHHEKIVENKMKIFQKIDDK, from the coding sequence ATGTTTTCTAGGCTTAAACAAGGATATAGATATCTATTTAAAAAGTTTGATAAAAGTAGTGAATACGAGATAAGAAATATTTTAACAGTTGCAGAATTTGAAATTTTTTCTCAAATGAGCGAGTATGATAAACTTCATTCATTTTTAATTTATAAAAGATGTAAAAAAGATGAAGTTTTGAGAAATGATATAAACTATTTAAAACTTGCATTACTTCACGATTGTGGAAAAGGAAATATAGGTCTTCTCAAAAGAATAAAAAAGGTTTTAGTAGGAGATAAAGAGTTAGAAAGACATGCTGAAAAAGCTTTTGAGAAGTTAAAAGATATAAATATAGATTTAGCAAAATTATGTAGAGATCATCATGAAAAGATAGTAGAAAATAAAATGAAAATTTTTCAAAAAATTGATGATAAATAA
- a CDS encoding tyrosine-type recombinase/integrase produces MELLENFIKYKSDSKSLKKETLDLYYGDIKDFENFIQKDLLDIKKEEILKYIEFLKENYQQNSIIRKVSTIKTFYKYLLEKRLLDDNPSDGIIIEKAPEKELETLEIWEINNLLDVCGKDYKGIRDKIVIKLLVESNLSINDILKIKISDLDLFSYKFIFNDEKGEKIKISEELSKELEIYVKNVRDNLLGGNSNLVFYGFSRQAFRARFISLGKKCGIEREITPNMLRNTLKTMVKYNDEASEEKFYLDLKEKYFKIGIGDD; encoded by the coding sequence GTGGAATTATTAGAAAATTTTATTAAATATAAATCAGATTCTAAAAGCTTAAAAAAAGAGACATTAGATCTATATTATGGAGATATAAAGGATTTTGAAAATTTTATACAAAAAGATCTTTTAGATATAAAAAAAGAGGAGATTTTAAAATATATAGAATTTTTAAAAGAAAACTATCAACAAAATTCAATAATAAGAAAAGTAAGTACAATAAAAACTTTTTATAAGTATCTTTTAGAGAAAAGACTGCTTGATGATAATCCTTCAGATGGAATTATCATTGAAAAAGCTCCAGAAAAGGAGTTAGAAACTCTTGAAATTTGGGAGATTAATAATCTTTTAGATGTATGTGGAAAGGATTATAAAGGGATAAGAGATAAAATTGTAATAAAACTTTTAGTTGAAAGCAATCTATCTATTAATGATATTTTAAAAATAAAAATTTCAGATTTAGATTTATTTTCATATAAATTTATATTCAATGATGAAAAAGGTGAAAAAATAAAAATTTCAGAAGAACTTTCAAAAGAATTAGAAATATATGTAAAAAATGTAAGAGATAATCTTTTAGGTGGAAATAGTAATCTTGTATTTTATGGATTTAGTAGACAAGCATTTAGAGCTAGATTTATATCTCTAGGTAAAAAATGTGGAATAGAGAGAGAAATAACTCCAAATATGTTGAGAAATACTTTAAAAACTATGGTAAAATATAATGATGAAGCTAGTGAAGAAAAGTTTTATTTAGATTTAAAAGAAAAGTATTTTAAAATAGGAATAGGAGATGATTAG